A segment of the Bacillus pseudomycoides genome:
AATATGTTTGGTCTGTTCACAAATGTTTTGCCTATCCGAGTAGCTTGGACAGAAACGCAATCTTTTGTGGATCTCCTGCAAGAAGTTCAACAAGAAACATTGAAATGTAATGAGTATGCCTACTATTCATTTGTTGAGATCCAAAAACAAAGTGAGTTGACCAATCAGTTGATCGACCATCTTTGGGTGTTTGAAAATTATCCAACCAACCCATCCATTTTCTCTTCAAATGAGAACAGAAATTTTGCCATCACAGATTACCAAGTCGTTGACGAGCCGCATGTGAAGTACGGAATTATGTGCTTCCCTGAAGAGAAACTTACAATGAAGTTTGGATATGATCAAAATATCTATGAAGCGGAGCAAGTACAGGAAATATTGAATCACATCCATACGTTAATCAAAACGATCATTCATAATCCAACACAGATGATCGGCGATTACCAATTATAAAAAATGAAAAGGCGAGCAACAACTCGCCTTTTAAAATAGAATAGGAGTGAAACAAGTGACGGAAAACCTGCAGTTATCAGCCGAAGAGATGCGTCAGTTAGGATATCAAGCGGTTGATTTGATTATTGACCATATGAATCATTTGAAAAGCAAACCAGTATCTGAAACGATTGATAGTGATATTCTCAGAAACAAACTGACTGAATCGATCCCAGAAAACGGATCCGATCCGAAAGAGCTCCTTCATTTTCTTAATAGGAATGTGTTTAATCAGATTACCCATGTGGATCATCCCCATTTTATGGCTTTTGTGCCGGGTCCTAATAATTATGTTGGAGTAGTAGCAGATTTTTTAGCAAGTGGAATTAATGTATTTCCGACAGCTTGGATAGTAGGCGCAGGTGCTGAGCAAATCGAATTAACGACAATGAATTGGTTAAAATCGATGTTAGGATTCCCGGATTCGGCTGAAGGGCTATTTGTAAGCGGAGGTTCCATGGCTAATTTGACCGCGCTTACTGTAGCTAGACAGGTCAAACTTAATAATGACATAGAAAATGCGGTTGTTTATTTTTCTGATCAGACTCATTTTTCTGTGGATCGGGCACTAAAAGTATTGGGTTTCAAACACCATCAAATTTGCCGAATCGAAACGGATGAACATTTACGAATTTCAGTTGGTGCTTTGAAAAAGCAAATAAAAGAAGATCGAACAAAAGGAAAAAAACCATTCTGTGTTATTGCTAATGCTGGAACAACTAATTGCGGAGCGGTTGATTCCCTCAATGAGTTGGCTGATTTTTGTAATGATGAAGATGTATGGCTACATGCGGATGGAGCCTATGGTGCCCCGGCAATTCTCAGCGAAAAAGGAAGTGCTTTACTTCAAGGGATTCATCGTGTCGATTCCTTGACGTTGGACCCTCATAAATGGCTTTTTCAGCCTTATGATGTGGGCTGTGTACTCATTAGAAACAGTCAATACTTAAGCAAAACATTTCGTATGATTCCAGAGTATATCAAGGATACGGAAACCAATATAGAAGAAGAAATCAATTTTGGAGAACGTGGAATTGAACTTTCGCGCAGATTTAGGGCGTTAAAGGTGTGGCTGTCTTTTAAAGTATTTGGGGTCGCAGCTTTTCGCCAGGCAATTGAACATGGCATCATGTTGGCTGAACAAGTTGAGGCGTTCTTAGGGAAAGCGAAAGATTGGGAGGTGGTAACACCTGCCCAGTTAGGAATTATTACTTTCCGTTATATCCCTTGTGAATTAGCATCAACAGATACAATCAATGAAATAAACAAAAAACTGGTGGAAGAAATTAATCACAGAGGATTTGCCATGTTAAGTACGACCGAATTGAAAGAGAAAGTGGTTATTCGACTTTGTTCCATCAATCCAAGGACGACAACAGAAGAAATGCTCCAAATCATGATGAAAATCAAAGCATTGGCAGAGGAAGTAAGCACATCTTACAAACATCTTATCTCAGTTCCGCAACTTTGATATGCTGGGAAATAAGTGGTTTTTAACGATGAAACATAAGATTGAGGAGTCACACATCATTTGGGGGAATTGTTTGTTTATCCTTGTTTAAGAAATCAAACAACCGACTGCCTGTACATGAAGGAGTCGGTTGTTTGATTTGTTTTTTTATATGAATGCAAAAGGGTTCGCTAGGGAAAACGCCCCACGAACCCTGTGTTTTTTTAATATTAATCTTGGTGCCTAACATAGCTTTGTGAACCACCAACGTCAGGATAACGGTTATGAATTCAATCGAGTAGAGGGGATAACAACGGGAAAAAACCTGTTTGGACGGCAGATGAGTTGGCTTATTTTGATTCTCACTGGGGTTCGTATAGCATCAAAAGAATTACAAAGGAATTCGGCCGTTCTGCGACTGGCGTAAAAGTTAAAGCGTACCGAATTGGTCTTAGTGATCTAAGATTGCATTTTGATGGAATAACTATTGTTCAACTAGCTGAAGCAATTAATGTAGATTACAACACGATTAAATCGTGGATCAACTATTACAACTTCCTTGTGAAAATTAAACTTTTTTCCATCTTTCAAAGAACAAAAGTTGTATATTACAAAGACCTTTGGAAATGGCTTGAAAATTATAAATATGTAGTCTTGCTGCAGAAAAACTTGCTGTTTCTGAACCAATAAAGGGTGCAATGAGACCACTTATATTACAGATTAAAGTGACAGTTACATTATCTCCTTGTTTTAATCCGTAAATAGTACTAACAGTAGCGCTACCAGCTCCAAAAAGAATTTGAATAGTTGTAGAAACACTTATATTGTTGACCTTTATAGATAAAGTCAAACGATAATCATCCAGCGTATCATCAGGAAAAAAAATAATAGTTGTATTAATTTGGTATACTCCATCTTGTCGTGGGACAAATGTGGTAGAACCGTCATATTCATTGTTGAAATCGAATAGCTGACTTGTGAAAGTAACAGTTTGCTCTGTATTGCCGCTTGGAAAAGATTGTCCGATATCCTTATTTGCTCTAAATGCAGATTCTATAGCTCCTGGTGCCGGAGTTCCAGGTAATCCTTGTGGTCCAGGAACTACATTTATGGGAGTGCTAACAGGTTGGGGAACCGGACAAGGAGCCGCATGAGGATTAAAATTTTTTCCATTACATGAAAACATAACTAGTCAAACTCCTTTATATATCATTTACATTATATGTATGGTGGGACAATCTTTTTTCTTGTACGCTTGTTCATATTCGGTGTTTAAAAAAGAAAAACTATATAAAAACGCTATTTTAATGGCAAAATTAAAAAGAGCACACATATGAATGTGCTCTTAGAAAAATAGGTTTCTATGAGAGAGGGTCACCATACAATATCATATGCTTGTCTTATTTAAAGGTTCAAAAAATCAGCAATAATGCTATTTGATATCTGACTTGTATATGTAAAAAGGGCATCTCTTTAAGATGCTCTTAGAAAGGAGATTCTAATGTCCTAATAAGTCTTCACTTATATTTACATGTATATGTCGGTGCCACTATATGTGTAAAAAATAAAATACTTGAAACGAAAATACGTATACGAAAAAGAGCACTATATGTCAGTGCTCTTCAAAAGGTAGGCTTAACATAAATCATAATCAGTATTAAGATATGCCAAATGAATTTAAATGTAAAAAAACAAATGAGAACTACATTTTGTAGAAAAGGGGAATGGAAAATGGCATACGTAATTCAAAATACAAAAACAAAGAAATATCTTAAACATAAAGAAAAATATGAGCCTTTATCATACGTACGGGTTTTACGATGTTAATACACCGTAACAAGCAGAACAATATTCATCAAAAGAACATGCAGAATACACTACGTTTTGGCATGCTGATATGTCTGAATCGTATCAAGTAGTAGAGGTATAACATAACAAAATCGTTATTTGAGGGAAAAGGAGATGAGGATGAAATAAAACCGATCCTTGTATGTAATGCAAAAAATAGCATTCAAAAAGGGCAATGATAAAGACCCCAATAATTAAATATTTTCACTACGCCCGATTTATTTGTCTGTTCATATAATAAAACTAATTATATAAAAAGCAAATAAAAGATTTGAGGGATATATATGCAACGAAATAAAAAGGGTAAATACGATCTGCATAGTTCTCAAAATCTATGTGGAGTAGCTGTTCCTTGCCCTGTTCCCGAGACTATTAGCTATCCCATGGTTTCAGGGACTGCAGGTTCTCAAGGACCACCTGGACCTCAAGGACCACCCGGACCTTCAATTCCAAGTCCAATACCAACAACGAATTTAATGTATTTTACTTTTTCAGACGGCCAAAAATTAATCTATACAAATGCTGAGGGTGACCCAAAGCTTGGAACAACTTAAATATTACCGCCTAGTGAAGTCTCGTATATGAATTTATTTATTAATGGTATTCTTCAACCACAAACGGAATATCAAGTTACGGCAGGAAAATTAACTTTAGTAGGTCCAGCTCCTATTCAGGGGGCACCAATTACTTTACAGTTTATTATTATTAATGGATAAAAATAACAGAGTGATATTTCACCCTGTTAAAAATTTACTACGTTACGATAAACTCAATGATGAGTGGAGTACCTCCGTCTAGAACAGCACCACCAACAATAGTGATTGCAGTAGTAGTAACTCCTGTTACAGTATCGGCAGTTTGTAGTACACCGTTTATATATAAGTTTAGATACGCGTATGAAGCAGGGAATGTTGTGACAGCACCTGCATCGTTTGTAAAATCAGTATTAGCAAAAGTTAAATCTGCTCCAGCAGCAGTCCCAGTACTCGCTGTACTAACAAATCTTCGACCAGCTACAAAAGGTTTAATAATTGGCATTTAGCTTCACCTCTTTCTTAACTATATAAATTGGGACAAACAAAAAGCTTGTCCCATATTTTATACTATGTGGTGTTTTAAATAGAGAAACGGCTTATATACCAATATATGAGTCCCATTTTTAGGCTTGATGTAACGAATATATTTCTGTTAGATAAAAAACATGATTTTATAGAATGCTCAGTCACTAAAAAAGAGCACGTTCGAACAGTACTCTTAAAGGAAAAATTTAATGTCGAAACCAACTAAAGCGTTGTAAAAGCGGACCTTTTTCATTTTTGAGAGATTAATTTTTTGTCTCAAAATAACATATGAGCATTTAACCTGAAAAGTGACAATAAAAAAGCAGCTAGCAAAAGCTAACTGCTCAGCTCCAAGGTATCTCCAAAAGGGGGAAGGAGAAAGAAATTTAAATGGGTTTTGGCATACAGCCTATCTACATTATTGACGGAATATTGAGCTTTATTCAGGTGGGGAAATTCATGTTGCATATTTGATAAAAAATTCTTTTATTAAGAGTACAATTCCCAGGAGAAACAAGACTTCAATTGAGAATCAGGGCATACTTTTTTGTAGATTTTTAAATTCCATCATTACGGAGAAAAATGAATAAATTGCAATGAGCATGACAATAAAGAGACAGATTATATCAGACATTTATAGCACTCCTAATATTTAATTAGTTTCGTTATACAGTTATTGCTAATTTGATGGGATTTAAGAAGTGCCGTATCAGAATTTAAACAAAATAATCCTTTTAATAGAAAGTGAGGAATAACAATGGGCTTAGGAAACCGAGGAATGCATTTTGAGAAGCTTATCAATCTATCGAACGAAATGTACCAACGCGAGGGAGTGGCGCTTTTAAACAAGCGTCCGACTCCTATGAAGGTGGTGAAAAGTAAAAATGGACGAGTGGTAAATGGGTTCTATGAATCTAAAAGTACAGTAGATTATGACGGTGTTTATAAAGGGCGAGCTATTGCGTTTGAAGCGAAGTCAGCGGAGAGTCTGACACGATTTGATTTAAAGAACATTGCACAGCATCAGTTGGATTACCTGGAGAAAGCGGAAAAGATGGGAGCTGTGTGTTTCTTCCTTATAGAGTTCAGTAAGGACCGGACAGTATTCCTGGTACCAGCATCGGTGATTCAGTCTTATGTAAGGATGTCGCATCAGCCGAATGGGAAGAAGTCGATTCCAAGATTATAGACTTTGATATTTATGGGTACTTAGTAAATCAGACGGAAAGAGCACCAGTTGATTATTTACGATATGTTGATGAATTAGCGGTTTAAATGGATAACGGAACCATGACTAATAGTGTGGTGGAGGCTGTATTGTAGTCATCGTTCCCTTATTCACATTAGGTATTAAAATTTCACATACCTAATGTGAAGTAAAAATAACAAAATTACAATAGGGGGGGTCTAACTTGGGATAATTATCTTTATTACCAGAAATCGATGATAAAAAGGTGCAGAAAGAGGTCGTGAGCATCTTGAAAGAATACAGAGCGCTGAAGATGCGATTCAATAATGAAGTGGAACAAGAAGGAATCAGCATGTTTCCAGAGTTGCTTAACTCAAGGACTACAAACAAATGGAAGGTACAACAAGTTGAAAAAGCGCTTAACAACTTATTAGGGGTTACTATATCATTTTGGGGAAATTGTACGCTAAGGGATTAACTATTTTAATTTATTTTACAATTGCACTCTTAAGTGAAATAAATAAATTTATTGACAAGCTCCTAGAGGATTTCCGTCAGGATCAAAAAATGTAAAGAATTTGGTAGACCCTTCTTCACTAATAGGATTTACTTTGACACCACGTTCAATTAACAGTCGGTAAGTCTCATTAATATCTTTAGGGATAAAGTTATAGTATTTTCCTACTCCAAAGTTATTCTCAGGAAACTTCATTGGTTGATGATTAACAGTTTTCACAAGACATACTACTGTTTGTGATTCTTCTTCAATCTTCATAACTGCGGCTTCTTTCTCGATATAAATAAGTTTAAATCCTAATTTTTCTTCATACCATTCAGATGAAATTTTTGGGTCTTTGACAGGTATAAATACGCCTTCCATACCAGTCAATAATGACTGTGACATTCTATATCCTCCTTAAAAATCTTTTCTTTTTTATTCGCTAACATTAAGCTAAAACCTTCTTTTTCTTGCTCAGGCATCTGACCTTTTACTGAACAAAATTATAAAAAAATCCTTAGCGTAACAATATTCGCGTTTTGTTGGTGAGACTCCAGATGAAATTTTTGTTTTGGGGGCATTATAAATTACTAAGTTGATGGATGTGTAAGGTGACCCCTAAAAGAGGGTTATTTTTTGAAAATTCTGTTGACTATTATAACATATCCACTTTACAATTTAATTGTGATGATTTTATCACAATTAAACTACTTAGAATACACTTCACTTATTTGAAAAAAATTACAAATAGGGGTGTTAAAATGAAGAACCGAGTAAATCCAGAGTTATTACCAGGATTAGAAATGTTTCAAGACCTCGATTTACGCTCAGAGAACTTGCAAGCAATCAGAGAAGGAATATCGCAAATGAGACCACCTACCGTTGTTGATGAATCCCTTTCATTAACAGATGAAGTCATTGTAGGACCTGATGCTAATCCATTACCATTAAGAATTTATCGTCCAAAATCAAATAATGAATCCTTACCTGTCCTGTTATGGATACATGGTGGTGGTTATATCTTAGGGTCTATAGATGATAATGATGATCCTTGTATGAGGTTTGTAAAAGAAGCCAACTGTGTGGTCGTTTCTGTAGACTACCGTTTAGCTCCTGAACATCCTTATCCAGCACCAATTGAGGATTGTTATGCAGCATTAAAATGGATTGCTGATAATGCAGAGCCATTAAACATTGATTCGAATCGAATTGGTGTTGCAGGAGCGAGCGCAGGCGGTGGACTAACAGCAGCATTGACATTATTAGCCCGCGATCGACAATATCCTTCTATTTGTTTCCAAATGCCACTCTATCCAATGATTGATGATCGAAATAATACACCTTCTACGAATGAAATTAAAGAAGGATTTGTTTGGAATCAAAAGACAAATGAAGCTGGCTGGAAAATGTATTTAGGAGAAATATATGGAACGGATAATATTCCTGCCTATGCAGCCCCTGCTCGAGCAGAGGATTATAGTAATTTGCCCTACACCTACACATTTGTTGGTCAATTAGATCCATTCCGCAGTGAAACATTAACCTATGTAACCAAACTTGCGCAAGCTGGTGTTGATGTCGAATTTCATTTATATCCAAGGGCCTATCACTGGTTCGAAGGATTAAATCCAAATGCCGACGTATCTATTCACGCTGTGAATGAAATTATACAAGCAGTAAAGACTGGTTTCGAAAGAGTAGCTAAGGTAGAGGCATAATCTCTTTACAAAAGAAACACTCACAAATAGTACACATTTGTGAGTGTTTTTACCTTTCAAACATATATCAATTTGTTTTCAAGATACTTCCAGAATGGCTGATGCAGATGCTTTTTCACGTTTTTTCAAGAAACAGAATGATATTCCACGTTTCAAGTCTAAAAAGAAATGAGACGGTTGAAAGACTTTTGTAATAGTTATGTTATAGAAATGATAGACCTTCTTGTTAACATACATGTAAGTACTATGTTAAAGGAGGCTTTTATTTTATGAACATAAAATCTGTATTGTTTATTGCAGGGTTTGTAATGGTTGGGGGGATCTTATGGTTTCTATTCCGTCCTGAAAAATTATTTATAGATAAGCAAATTAATGAAGCATTGCCACAAACAGAAATAAAATCAAAAGAAGTTCAACAACAAGAACGAGTAATAAGCAAAGGGCAGTTTCAGAATGGGGTTCACGAAACGACTGGAGTAGCAACAATCTATCAATTATCGAATGGGAAACGTGTTTTAAGACTTACCAATTTTGAAACTTCTAATGGTCCGGATGTTCGAGTGGTGTTGGTTCCTGCAAAAAGTTTAAAAAATAATGAAGATGTTAAAAACCATCAGTATATTGAATTAGGGAAGTTAAAGGGAAACAAAGGATCTCAAAATTATGAAATTCCTGAAGAAGTAGATATTGATGCATATGGTTTAGTTTCTATATGGTGTAAGAGATTTAATGAAAATTTCGGTATGGCTCGTTTTGAAAAGTAAAAAGAAATATAGGAAATATAAATATGTATATAGGCTACAAGATCAGTAATAAAAGAATGTTAATGATGTTGTAAGCTTCACAACTATATATGCGTAAAATATAGGAAATAAATATAATTACTTAAGCACCTTTTCTGAAATCAAGGTGCTTTTATTTTTTTAACTTGAATATATATACCTCCATGAATATAAAAGAAGGAATCCTACAACAGAATTCAAAAATAGAAGAAAAAAGTTATAAGGTTTAATGCAAAGGCACGTGTAATCCTTGTAACCTTTGCAAAGGATATGCATATATTATAAGTGTAGGACAAGCTTGCTTAGTCTTATACTAGCGGAAACTCCACTCTCAAAGAAAGCATCCATTGTATGGGTGCTTTTTTTATCGGATAAACGAGTCGAAAAACGCCCGGAAGAATGAGACGTGAATCTAAAGCATTGAGAGAGATCAAGGAGACAAAGAAATTAAGGTAGAAAAGTGAAAATGTATATATTTCTACTTTGTGTGTATGGTTAAATCAACAAATCGCTACTACCTCTCTTACTTAACCTTGTAGTTAATTAGAGAATTCAACAGGAATTTTATTGGCTTAAACGATGATTTAACTCGGTTTGCTTTCGTTTTCCTTCCCTTCATTTTTTCATCAGGTTTTAAAATCTATCTTCATCCTTCTTTCTATAAATGTGTTTCGAAAACAATATCTATTAAATTGAGTTTAATAAGTTAACGGAAAATATTTTATGTAAACAAAGAAAAAAGATGGAGAATTGAACATTCTTAATTTTTTGCAAATAACTCACAAAAGCAACATATTTTTATCTTACTTTATATATGAGGATTATTTGGTAAGCAATATTACTTACCATAGTTACTACATATAAAGGAGGTTTTAAAATGGATATGGATTCGTATTATTGGGAAATGGTTAAGAAGAATATTGGTGTGTATTCTAAACAGGAACAAGAATGTCTTCGAAATAAAAAGGTTATTATTTTTGGATTAGGGGGAGTAGGAGGATATGAAGCAATTCTCTTCTCTCGAATGGGAATTGGACATATTACAGGAATTGATCCAGATGAATTTGAAATATCTAATATTAATAGACAAATGTTAGCGCTTTCCAGTGTTATCGGTGAACCAAAAGCAAAAGTGGCAGAACAAGTTGTGAAAGATATACATCCCTATATATCAACAAACTTCATACAAACAAGAGTAGATGAAGACAATGTAACCGAACTTATAAAAGGGCACGATATTGTAGTAGAAGCCGTAGATGATATGCCTTCAAGAGTTATTATACATAGAACAGCTAGAGATTTAGGCATACCGAGTGTGGGGATGTCAGGTAGTCCTCCTACAAGAGGATTTGTTTCTACGTTTTTCCCAACTGGAGTTCCTTATGAAGAAGCATTGAATGTATCTATTGTAGGGCATAAATTAACAAATCCAGAATTAAGACAACAAGTTGCTGATATAAAGAAAGGACGTGCTAGGTATTCTGTAGAAAAAGGGGTCCCAAAAGAGTGGGCACAAGATTTTTGTGATGGAAAAGTGGGATGGATTATTACACCAATGCGTGCCCATCTATTATCACTATTTAGTTTTCATGAAGCAATACAAGTATTAACTGGTCGTGAACCTCTAGCTAGAGCTCCAAAAGGAATTGTCATTGATGTTGATAGTCATATCCCTGTTCAAGTAAAAGAGGCCCCAAAAGGTGGATGGGATTATAAAACGCTGTAGGAGGAAAATAGTATGTTAACTAAAAATAAAGATACGCAAAACATATATGAAGAAAGTTTTATTCGGAATATCGGTGTAATTTCGATAAAGGAGCAAGAAACATTAAAAAATGCCCACGTTACTGTAATTGGAGCAGGGGGAGTAGGAGGAATTACACTGATTTAATTGGCGCGAATGGGGGTAGGTTCTTTACATGTTATTGATCAAGATGTATTTGAAGCAAGTAATATTAATCGACAAATGCTAAGTTCTACTAGTAAATTAGGACAGCAAAAAGCAGAAGTCGCTTTAGAAGTTTTGCAAGACATTAATCCATTATTACAAATAGAAATAACAAAAGAATTTGTTACAGAAGAAAATGCACAAGAACTTTTGGCAAATACAGATGTCATTATAGATGCTACTGATAATTTAGTCGCAAGGGTTATTATTCATCGTACTGCCCAGAAATTAGGGATTCCTTCTATCTGGATTGCTGTTACACCTCCTTTTAGAGGTGGCGTGATGTCTTTAACTCCTGAATCTGTACCATATGAAATTGCACTGGGATATCCATCATATCAGCAAGAACTAACACCAGAAATGCAAAATATAATTCATAGTTTAAAAGATGGACGTGCTCTTCATTCTGTCAAACATGGTGCGGATGAGAAATGGGCAAATAGTTATGTGCAAAAAATCGTCCGTGGGCTGTACTATCTCCTGTTGCAAATATTGTAGGCATTCTAGCAAGCTTTGAAGCATTTAAATTTATAATTAATCGAGAAGAATTAAAACCTGTAATCAGCCCTAATTTAATACAAATTAATCTTGCAAATCAAAAAATGGTACATGTGTCTGCACCTGAAAATGGTAGATGGGATTATACAACATTATAGATGAGGTAAGAGAATATGCTTCCTTTTTTGTTACTTGGAATTATTGTTACACTTGCGCTACTTGTAAAGGATTATGCACTAGCTGGTGCAGCTTGTTTATTAGGAGTTTTACTTGCTGTTGGTCAAAGAACTTTATTACACCTTATTCAACAAATGAGGGTATTCAGCCTGAAATATTAGGAAGAGTGCGGAGGATACAACAAAAGCGCATAGAAAGAAAAGGAGCTCGACTTTCAAAATCCTTACGAGTTAGTAAACCATTTGTAAAAGGGGCATCTGAACTTTTATATCATCGTGATGGGCATGGGTAATATCCCTATATAATTGTTATTTCTAGTTGCAGAATCCTTATGATAAGGGTTCTTTTTGTTTAATTTAACAATTTTATTATTCTTTTTTCTAGTAGTGGCCGTAGTAACAATAAAATAGGTATAAACCTCCATAATTTAGAAATAATATCAGGGTTCGTAGTAATTACTAAATTAAAGAGGAGACATAAATATGACGATTAATAAATCAAATGATCCAAAAGAAGACCTAGCACTTCAAAAAAATAAAAACATGGCTGAATTGATTAAGGCAGAAGATGCAAGTAAAGGGATTAAAGCTGTAATAGAGTCAAAGGTAAGTATGCAAAAAGAAGATAGAGCTTCAATATATTGGGGTGATGAATGGAATATAGAAGAAGGAGAAAAGAGTAAGAGAAAAAAATAAAATGTTTTTAAAAACAAAAAGAAAAGGCACTTTATTAGGTGACCTTTCTTTTCATTATTCTAAAAGTTTCGTTTTTTATCTTGTTTTTGTATCGTTGTAATATAAGTTTTTACTGCATGGAGTAAAAATTCTTCAATATGCTGGACTCTGATCCACCTGATCATACTCGTTTGCGCAGGTTAACAGCCAAAGCTTTTACCCCTCAAATGATCGCGAATCTAGAACCTCGTATTCAACAGATTACAGATGAATTATTGGATGCAGTACAGAAAAAAGGGAAGATGGATCTTATTGCAGACTTTGCTTTTCCACTTCCATTTCGGGTTATTGCTGAGATGTTAGGAATACCTGTTTTGTATCAAGAGAAAATTTATGATTTGTGGGTGAGCATAAAGGCAGATCCTAATCAAGACCATCATGCATGGATCAAAGAGTATTACTCATGCATCCGAGCAACATTGGAAGAAAAACGAAAACAGCCAACCTTTTGAATATTCTTATAATTAATGATAGCAAGAATAGGATTTAATGGAAATGAATTTTTTGTATTTCTCAACATTTGTTTAACAATTTCATTTCCGTTATTAGGAATTTTGTATGTTAGCGAATAAACGTTGATTGTAATTTGGCAAGATATTGTTCCTTGTCTTTTTTGTGTTTCAGTACCATCAGCCCATATAAATAATAATTTTTATTGATATAGTGTCACGTTTCGTGTGAGTAGAGACGAATAGATGGAGGGAGAGAGAGGTAGTTTCTTTCCTGTCTAAGACATTCATAAATACAACATTTTGTATAGTTTTGTCACAGCAAACTTAAAAATACTTTAAAAAATTATGGAGGCGGCAACATGAGATTGTACACAAGAGA
Coding sequences within it:
- a CDS encoding alpha/beta hydrolase, yielding MKNRVNPELLPGLEMFQDLDLRSENLQAIREGISQMRPPTVVDESLSLTDEVIVGPDANPLPLRIYRPKSNNESLPVLLWIHGGGYILGSIDDNDDPCMRFVKEANCVVVSVDYRLAPEHPYPAPIEDCYAALKWIADNAEPLNIDSNRIGVAGASAGGGLTAALTLLARDRQYPSICFQMPLYPMIDDRNNTPSTNEIKEGFVWNQKTNEAGWKMYLGEIYGTDNIPAYAAPARAEDYSNLPYTYTFVGQLDPFRSETLTYVTKLAQAGVDVEFHLYPRAYHWFEGLNPNADVSIHAVNEIIQAVKTGFERVAKVEA
- a CDS encoding DUF4183 domain-containing protein, whose protein sequence is MPIIKPFVAGRRFVSTASTGTAAGADLTFANTDFTNDAGAVTTFPASYAYLNLYINGVLQTADTVTGVTTTAITIVGGAVLDGGTPLIIEFIVT
- a CDS encoding ThiF family adenylyltransferase, with product MDMDSYYWEMVKKNIGVYSKQEQECLRNKKVIIFGLGGVGGYEAILFSRMGIGHITGIDPDEFEISNINRQMLALSSVIGEPKAKVAEQVVKDIHPYISTNFIQTRVDEDNVTELIKGHDIVVEAVDDMPSRVIIHRTARDLGIPSVGMSGSPPTRGFVSTFFPTGVPYEEALNVSIVGHKLTNPELRQQVADIKKGRARYSVEKGVPKEWAQDFCDGKVGWIITPMRAHLLSLFSFHEAIQVLTGREPLARAPKGIVIDVDSHIPVQVKEAPKGGWDYKTL
- a CDS encoding aminotransferase class I/II-fold pyridoxal phosphate-dependent enzyme; the protein is MTENLQLSAEEMRQLGYQAVDLIIDHMNHLKSKPVSETIDSDILRNKLTESIPENGSDPKELLHFLNRNVFNQITHVDHPHFMAFVPGPNNYVGVVADFLASGINVFPTAWIVGAGAEQIELTTMNWLKSMLGFPDSAEGLFVSGGSMANLTALTVARQVKLNNDIENAVVYFSDQTHFSVDRALKVLGFKHHQICRIETDEHLRISVGALKKQIKEDRTKGKKPFCVIANAGTTNCGAVDSLNELADFCNDEDVWLHADGAYGAPAILSEKGSALLQGIHRVDSLTLDPHKWLFQPYDVGCVLIRNSQYLSKTFRMIPEYIKDTETNIEEEINFGERGIELSRRFRALKVWLSFKVFGVAAFRQAIEHGIMLAEQVEAFLGKAKDWEVVTPAQLGIITFRYIPCELASTDTINEINKKLVEEINHRGFAMLSTTELKEKVVIRLCSINPRTTTEEMLQIMMKIKALAEEVSTSYKHLISVPQL
- a CDS encoding DM13 domain-containing protein, with translation MNIKSVLFIAGFVMVGGILWFLFRPEKLFIDKQINEALPQTEIKSKEVQQQERVISKGQFQNGVHETTGVATIYQLSNGKRVLRLTNFETSNGPDVRVVLVPAKSLKNNEDVKNHQYIELGKLKGNKGSQNYEIPEEVDIDAYGLVSIWCKRFNENFGMARFEK
- a CDS encoding VOC family protein, translated to MSQSLLTGMEGVFIPVKDPKISSEWYEEKLGFKLIYIEKEAAVMKIEEESQTVVCLVKTVNHQPMKFPENNFGVGKYYNFIPKDINETYRLLIERGVKVNPISEEGSTKFFTFFDPDGNPLGACQ